ATGAAGGTGAGGATGTATTTTTGTCATATGTTTCAACTGAAAACCACATAATGCCACAGGCTGAATGAAGAAGCAGACACAAGCATCATCTTATCTTCCATCCACCCAGAATTTGGACAAActtgctaaaatttaaaataaagtcacactcctcactaaatgattttttttaatgcagttacCTTCCTAAAATGTTACTTATATTAACATGAATTGATTGTTCTTTAAGGTTGAAtaaaagggggcagccccagtggggcagcggtttagcgccgcctgcggcccggggcgtgatcctggagacccagaatcgagtcccacatcgggcttcctgcattggagcctgcttctccctctgcctgtgtctctgcctctctctcactctctctgaatgaataaataaataaatcttaaaaaaaaaaaaaggttgaataaAAGGTTGATTACTGTTCTGTAAAATGTGTTaataactaaatattttcaaagaatctcAGTTTTAATTACTAATATGGTAAGAATGAAGAATTGTAGCTCACTCAAACAAAAGCCCTCTAGGGGACTCAATAGATTTCTAATGTAAAGAAATCCTGAGCCCAAAATGTATGAGCACTATCTCCTCATAGTTTGTACCACTGATGGTGATGTTATCTTATGTTTTCCTTAAATTCTATCTTTAACATGATTATTATGGGTGTAATTCTATGGGAAATACTGTGAGTTTGGGATGCTGATCTAATTTTCTGCAGCTTGTGTTCTGTCTTTGCTCAAATAGACTCCACCTTCATTCTTTTACCTTTCTAGGTAGATGATCACATCTCTTCCCTTCCGATCCTGATATTCCTTCTAGTATATCTTCTCTCAAGCACCACTCTTGGCTTTCTGTTCCATGCTAATGAGCAGCAGAGGCAGTGAGTAAACTTGCATGTTCCTCATTCTAAAACAATGCATCCATAGTTTCCCACAAAATGTACTATTTGCTAGTTTTGCAGTACATATTCTTAGTTAGCTAAGAAAGTCCTAGTCGATTTCATGTTGagaagaagctttttaaaaatctttaagatatgTGCACATTCATCttaagatgtggtctatgtatacaatggaatattcctcagccattagaaacgacaaatacccaccatttgcttcaacgtggatggaactggagggtattatgctgattgaaataagtcaatcagagaaggacaaacattataaggtctcattcatttggggaatataaaaaatagtgaaagggaataaaggggaaaggagagaaaatgagtgggaaatatcagagagggagacagaacatgagagactgactcctaactctgggaaacgaacaaggggtggtagaaagggaggtgggcggggggtgggggtgactgggtgacgggcactaagggggcacttgatgggatgagcactgggtgttatgctatatgttggcaaattgaacaccaacaaaaaatttttgagtatagctgaaaaaaaagatatgtgcacaTAAAAAACATCATGCTGTATATCTAAAATAAGGCAAAGTTTTGTGTCAACTatatagcaatttttaaaatcacaagtaGGAATTGCACTTTTGTAATTCAGGACTGCTGCCTGAGTTGATATAATTATATGACATTGCCTTTTTAGTTTATTCATATGAATAATCACATGATAGGTTCTCTGATGTTGAATCATCCTTGTCTTTCATAAAATGAACCATGTACTttcattccctttcttcttcttttttttttttttcattccttttctagTCTCAGCAGATCCAGCATCCGTGGCTGGTCAGAACTATAGCATGGTGTCTGAATTCATCCTTGTGGGCTTCTCCACATTCTCAAGGCATCTCCtgcctgtcttcttcctgatttACCTGCTGATGTACCTGTTCACGCTGCTGGGGAACCTGCTCATCATGGCTACTGTCTGGAGTGACCACAGCCTGCACACACCCATGTACCTCTTCCTGTGTGCCCTGTCCATCTCTGAGATTCTGTTCACTGTTACTGTCACCCCTCGCATGCTGGTTGACATACTCTCCAGCCACCACTCTATCACCTTTGTggcctgtgccacccagatgttcTTCTCCTTCACATTTGGCTTCACCCATTCCTTCTTGCTAACGATCATGGGCTATGACCGCTACGTGGCCATCTGCCACCCTCTGCGCTACAACGTGCTCATGAGCACCGACACCTGTGCTCGTCTGGTGTCTTGGACCTGGGCTGGTGGCTCAGTAATAGGGATGACGGTAACCCTGTTAGTTTTTCACCTCACCTTCTGTGGGTCTAATGTGATCCACCATTTTGTCTGCCATGTACTTTCCCTCCTAAAATTGGCCTGTGGGAATGAGACATCCTCTGTAACCTTGAGTGTGATCCTGGTGTGTCTCTCAGCCCTGATGGGCTGCTTATTCCTCATTATCCTCTCCTATGTCTTCATCATGTCCACCATATTGAGAATCCCCTCTGCTGAGGGCAGGCACAAGACCTTCTCCACGTGTGTCTCCCACCTCACTGTGGTCATTGTGCACTATGGTTTTGCCTCCATTATCTACCTCAAGCCCAAGAGCCTCCATTCCATGGACAGTAACACCCTGATGGCCACCACCTATACAGTCTTCACCCCGTTTCTCAGCCCAATCATCTTCAGCCTCAGGAATAAGGAGCTCAAGAATGCcataaagaaaagctttcagaGAAAATTCAGTCCCCTAGGCTCTTGATAGCATGTTTGGTGGTAAGGAAATATGATAGCAGGACTGGAATAATTATGACTCTACCTAAGATTGTTGTGGaaatttagtatataaaaatactgattagGAATTGTTGTATGCATCCATAGGTATTGAAGCAAGCTAGGTATTTGTTTTTCCCCCAATTGTTTGCCCCTCTCTTGCACAGGCTCTGTCTCTTGTTGACCCCATGTGATGAATTCCATCCCATTACCTCTTTCTAAGAATGTGTTATCTACCTATGGGCTAGTGGAGAGGCATCACATGGATGTGTCTGGGCACTGATGTCTGGGCATTCACCTTAAATGGAGGAGCAAGGAAGGACCTTCCCTTCTCCACCATAAGGATAAACAGAAATAAGCATCAACATTGGGGCTTTTCTTATCAGGCACTGTGTCCAGTGTTGTATGAGtattatcttttaattataaCAAATTCACAAGAAAAGATAAACTATTTGTCTCCAAGGAGATCGTTGACTGTTTATAGTTCCTCACTGTCTTTGGAGTGGATGGACCCTAAAGAGATTTCTATGTTGATCTGAGTTGAGTGAAGTACATCAGAATGTGAAGCagataaagagaaagatggaaagacagacagacaaaagGGAGAGGGTCCAATGCTTAGGTAAGAACATACAGAATGTTAAAAGTGGAATGTTATCTGAATTCTTATGGAAATCCCATTCCCTTTTTCCCCACATTATCTTCAGTAAAATAGCAATTTCTCATTCCTGTGTTTCCTTGAATCTATCTAGGGGATTATGTTGTAGGCACAGTGCTATTCCAAGATGGTAAAAAGAGAGGTCAGGATATAGGTACCCTTAACATGCAGATGTGAAATATTGGTGGAGATCAAGCAATATCTGAATGGTGGGTCACATGGAACTTTTTCTGTCTGACTCCCATGCTGGGATTTGGAAAGCATATGTCTGAGGATCCAGGGAAGGGTCTTTCTGTTGGTGTAAATTCTTACTTGAAATTCTAGCCAGATATTTGAGTTGCAGGAAGAAGGAGATGTGTTATAATAATAAACCTAAGAATGACTATCACATATGAGTGCCTGCTGTTTGCCAAATGTTGTGGGAAGGATTTCCTGTGTATTCGTTTACTCTTCTAAGGTTCAAAATGAACTATTATTTTTGCACATTTAGATATGACC
The nucleotide sequence above comes from Canis aureus isolate CA01 chromosome 19, VMU_Caureus_v.1.0, whole genome shotgun sequence. Encoded proteins:
- the LOC144289312 gene encoding olfactory receptor 10H4-like, yielding MVSEFILVGFSTFSRHLLPVFFLIYLLMYLFTLLGNLLIMATVWSDHSLHTPMYLFLCALSISEILFTVTVTPRMLVDILSSHHSITFVACATQMFFSFTFGFTHSFLLTIMGYDRYVAICHPLRYNVLMSTDTCARLVSWTWAGGSVIGMTVTLLVFHLTFCGSNVIHHFVCHVLSLLKLACGNETSSVTLSVILVCLSALMGCLFLIILSYVFIMSTILRIPSAEGRHKTFSTCVSHLTVVIVHYGFASIIYLKPKSLHSMDSNTLMATTYTVFTPFLSPIIFSLRNKELKNAIKKSFQRKFSPLGS